A genomic stretch from Sporocytophaga myxococcoides DSM 11118 includes:
- a CDS encoding DUF5606 domain-containing protein, whose translation MDLKDIAAVSGKSGLYKVLKPTRNGVILESIDEQKTKFIANANTRVSLLKEISIYTDGKEASLPLEDVFSRIFEKFGHTIAVSGKSTPLELQKFVESVVPDYDKEKVYQSDMKKLVVWYTTISTYFPERFTAASSSETTSAETSEAKEDTESVKAAKPKAKAAKEKAADKEEKEAKPKAKAAAKKS comes from the coding sequence ATGGATTTAAAAGATATTGCAGCAGTTTCGGGAAAAAGTGGTCTTTACAAAGTTTTAAAACCTACGAGGAATGGTGTAATCCTGGAAAGTATTGATGAGCAAAAAACTAAATTCATTGCCAATGCTAACACCAGAGTTTCTCTTTTAAAAGAAATTTCAATTTATACAGACGGCAAAGAAGCTTCTCTTCCTTTAGAGGACGTATTTTCAAGAATTTTTGAAAAATTCGGGCACACTATTGCTGTTTCTGGTAAATCTACTCCTCTAGAATTGCAAAAATTTGTAGAGTCAGTTGTTCCTGATTACGACAAAGAAAAAGTATACCAATCAGATATGAAAAAATTAGTTGTATGGTACACAACTATTTCAACTTATTTTCCTGAGAGATTTACTGCAGCATCTTCATCCGAGACTACTTCTGCGGAAACATCAGAAGCGAAAGAAGACACAGAATCAGTAAAAGCAGCTAAGCCTAAAGCTAAAGCCGCTAAAGAAAAAGCCGCTGACAAAGAAGAAAAAGAGGCAAAACCTAAAGCCAAGGCAGCAGCCAAAAAATCATAA
- a CDS encoding low molecular weight protein-tyrosine-phosphatase → MKKILFVCLGNICRSPMAEGVFKKVIENKGVTHQFYCDSAGTSAYHIGALPDERMRATAQERGIILDHCARQITVKDFDDFDYILAMDTSNFNNIKSLTKDKSKQDKVFMMRAFDSDKCTMDVPDPYYGGMSGFEEVYEILWRCCNNFYNYISENQKI, encoded by the coding sequence ATGAAGAAAATTTTATTTGTCTGTTTGGGAAACATTTGCAGATCCCCAATGGCAGAAGGTGTTTTTAAGAAAGTTATTGAAAATAAGGGTGTAACTCATCAATTTTATTGTGATTCTGCCGGGACTTCTGCCTATCATATTGGCGCTCTGCCCGATGAGCGAATGCGGGCTACAGCTCAAGAACGAGGTATTATCTTAGATCATTGTGCAAGACAAATTACAGTAAAAGATTTTGATGACTTTGATTATATCCTTGCTATGGATACTTCTAATTTCAATAATATAAAAAGTCTTACCAAGGACAAATCCAAGCAAGATAAGGTCTTTATGATGAGAGCTTTTGATTCGGATAAATGCACAATGGATGTCCCTGACCCATACTATGGAGGAATGTCAGGATTTGAAGAGGTGTATGAAATACTCTGGAGATGTTGCAATAATTTTTACAACTATATTTCAGAAAATCAAAAAATCTAA
- a CDS encoding porin family protein, with protein sequence MKKAIIPFWALTALFFLSYNTYAQSISGKLIGGINAGQVDGDDYSGFDKPGLILGAAVAFPLSKKIFLQPEVFYSQKGAKNSENNPAYFRWRLNYIETPVVFHFRIVKRFGIDAGISPNFLLESKMDLGTGYDDNTKDFDKVNLCFLGGLEFRIVRGLDLNLRYSRSVMPINSKEGSSYSRKFYTSTLSLSLRLTLNKVE encoded by the coding sequence ATGAAAAAAGCAATTATTCCTTTTTGGGCTTTAACTGCCTTATTCTTTTTAAGTTATAATACTTATGCTCAATCAATCAGTGGCAAACTTATCGGAGGCATTAACGCCGGTCAGGTGGATGGCGATGATTATTCAGGCTTTGATAAACCAGGACTGATACTAGGAGCAGCAGTAGCATTTCCTTTATCTAAAAAGATATTTCTGCAGCCAGAGGTATTCTATTCTCAGAAAGGCGCAAAGAACAGTGAGAATAACCCTGCGTATTTCAGATGGAGATTAAATTATATCGAAACTCCTGTTGTCTTTCATTTTAGAATTGTGAAAAGATTTGGAATAGATGCCGGAATCTCCCCCAATTTTTTATTAGAGTCCAAAATGGATTTAGGTACTGGATATGATGATAATACAAAGGATTTTGATAAGGTCAATCTATGTTTCCTAGGTGGTTTAGAATTCAGAATTGTACGTGGACTCGATTTAAATTTACGCTATTCAAGATCTGTTATGCCTATCAATTCTAAAGAGGGCTCTTCGTATAGCCGCAAATTTTATACAAGTACTTTGTCATTGTCTCTCAGACTGACCTTGAATAAAGTTGAATGA
- the yihA gene encoding ribosome biogenesis GTP-binding protein YihA/YsxC: protein MIIKKADFVQSKTSYKDCPLPDKCEFAFIGRSNVGKSSLINMLTGQKGLAKTSAKPGKTQLINHFIINEKWYLVDLPGYGWAKVSKESKAKWEKMVKDYLTLRENLFCVFVLIDNRLEPQAIDIEFINWLGGNGIPFSLIFTKYDKLSRTQASSNLVKFENEMLKTWQELPPIFVTSSETGFGKEEVLNYLDSLVKNFEEQKN from the coding sequence ATGATAATAAAAAAGGCTGATTTTGTTCAGAGTAAAACCAGTTACAAAGATTGCCCACTGCCAGATAAATGTGAATTTGCATTTATCGGTAGGTCTAATGTTGGTAAATCATCTCTGATAAATATGCTTACCGGACAAAAAGGATTGGCAAAAACCAGTGCGAAACCAGGTAAGACACAATTGATCAACCATTTTATTATCAATGAAAAATGGTATCTGGTCGACTTGCCGGGCTATGGATGGGCCAAGGTAAGCAAAGAATCCAAAGCCAAGTGGGAAAAAATGGTTAAAGATTACCTTACTTTAAGAGAAAATTTATTTTGTGTATTTGTCTTGATTGACAATCGGCTCGAACCTCAAGCTATTGATATTGAATTCATTAATTGGTTAGGGGGAAATGGAATCCCCTTCTCACTTATATTTACAAAATACGATAAGCTTTCCAGAACACAGGCAAGCAGTAACTTAGTAAAGTTTGAGAATGAGATGTTAAAAACCTGGCAAGAATTACCACCAATCTTCGTTACTTCATCCGAAACAGGTTTTGGCAAAGAAGAAGTGCTCAATTATCTGGATAGCCTGGTAAAAAATTTCGAAGAACAGAAAAATTAA
- a CDS encoding OmpA family protein produces MKKLVFFIICLLFSLMASISVQAQGEKKLIKEAEAALVQKDRNKALELYLKAWEINPNKSEVNYKIGILYLESNFKFKALPYLEKASVLGLSSDYQINKYLGIANQLNHNFEKAIENYQNYKASIADKEEIKKVDRRIYECKNGLEFISNPVPVKIDNLGPVINSSFPEYAPVISADDSLLIFTSRRQGSTGGTMDQSGMYFEDLYSSKKTEGGWSTPQNLGFPVNSSSHEASVGISPDGNQLFIYKDNGNGDIYACSFSEEHKWSKPVSVGSEVNSAKYFENGACLSFDGKKFFFASNREGGAGGNDIWVVEKQDNGSWSKPSNLGLPINTDADEESPFMDLDGKTLYFSSRSHKGMGGFDIFKSVFSEESKKWSIPENLGYPINSADNDLYFILSGDGRHGYYASVKAGGYGDKDIYRISMPPRSDFQDLQARLQMIREKKYLSNQSVVKPQSYTFSGKVMDPGTSKPISNALVQLKDNKGNVINEITSKPDGDYHFKIMVDSVNTYLLTAYAKGYGPFLKDVEISKDRKGVNSQVNDINLKKLNLGERFVLRNIYFDFDKSELKPESKTDLENLIILLNDNPSVRIEIGGYTDSKGEKEYNQNLSQKRAEAVLNYLVSRGISKKRLIAKGYGESTSVNNGQPVKQEEISRRTEFVIIDK; encoded by the coding sequence ATGAAAAAGCTTGTTTTTTTTATAATATGTCTTTTATTCTCTTTGATGGCAAGCATTTCAGTGCAAGCTCAGGGAGAGAAAAAACTTATTAAAGAAGCAGAAGCCGCATTGGTTCAAAAAGATAGGAATAAAGCACTCGAATTATATCTCAAAGCTTGGGAAATAAATCCCAATAAGTCTGAGGTCAATTATAAAATCGGAATCTTATATCTGGAAAGCAATTTTAAGTTTAAGGCATTGCCTTATCTGGAAAAGGCGTCAGTATTGGGACTTTCTTCTGATTACCAAATCAATAAATATCTTGGAATTGCCAATCAGCTCAATCACAATTTTGAAAAGGCAATAGAAAATTATCAGAATTATAAGGCTTCTATAGCAGATAAAGAAGAGATCAAAAAAGTTGACCGCAGAATTTATGAATGCAAGAATGGACTCGAGTTTATCTCAAATCCTGTTCCTGTGAAAATTGATAATTTAGGACCAGTTATCAATTCGTCCTTCCCCGAATATGCTCCTGTTATTTCAGCGGATGATTCTCTCCTTATATTTACTTCAAGACGACAAGGTTCTACTGGCGGCACAATGGATCAGTCGGGAATGTATTTCGAGGATTTGTATTCTAGCAAAAAAACAGAAGGAGGCTGGAGTACACCTCAAAATTTAGGTTTTCCGGTAAATTCCAGCTCACACGAGGCCTCTGTAGGAATCTCTCCTGACGGAAATCAATTATTTATTTATAAAGATAATGGAAACGGAGATATCTATGCTTGCAGTTTTTCTGAAGAGCACAAATGGTCAAAACCTGTTTCTGTAGGAAGTGAAGTAAATTCTGCAAAATATTTTGAGAATGGAGCTTGTCTTTCTTTTGATGGAAAGAAATTCTTCTTTGCAAGCAATCGCGAAGGGGGAGCAGGGGGAAATGATATTTGGGTGGTAGAAAAACAAGATAATGGAAGTTGGAGTAAGCCCTCTAATCTTGGTCTTCCCATTAACACAGACGCAGATGAAGAAAGTCCTTTTATGGATCTGGATGGAAAGACACTTTATTTCAGCTCACGATCACATAAGGGTATGGGTGGTTTTGATATATTCAAATCAGTTTTCAGTGAAGAATCGAAAAAATGGTCAATACCTGAAAATCTCGGATACCCAATAAACTCAGCTGATAATGATCTTTACTTTATCCTATCCGGAGATGGCAGACATGGATATTATGCATCGGTAAAAGCAGGAGGCTATGGAGACAAAGACATTTACCGAATCTCAATGCCTCCAAGATCCGACTTTCAGGACCTTCAGGCAAGATTACAAATGATTAGGGAAAAGAAATATTTATCAAATCAATCTGTTGTCAAGCCCCAATCTTATACATTTTCCGGAAAGGTAATGGATCCTGGAACCAGTAAACCAATATCCAATGCATTGGTGCAGTTAAAAGATAATAAAGGGAATGTTATCAATGAAATAACCAGTAAGCCAGATGGAGATTATCATTTTAAAATAATGGTTGATTCTGTAAATACTTATTTGCTTACAGCTTATGCAAAAGGTTATGGTCCTTTTTTGAAAGATGTTGAAATATCTAAAGACAGGAAAGGAGTCAATAGTCAGGTGAATGATATAAATTTGAAAAAACTGAATTTGGGTGAAAGATTTGTCCTCAGAAATATTTATTTTGATTTTGATAAATCTGAATTAAAACCTGAATCTAAAACAGATCTGGAAAATTTAATTATACTTTTGAATGACAATCCTTCTGTAAGGATAGAAATTGGTGGGTATACAGATAGTAAAGGAGAGAAGGAGTATAATCAGAATTTATCTCAGAAAAGAGCAGAGGCAGTGTTGAACTATCTGGTATCAAGAGGTATCTCTAAAAAGCGACTGATAGCAAAAGGATATGGTGAAAGCACATCTGTCAATAATGGTCAGCCTGTAAAGCAAGAAGAAATAAGCAGAAGAACAGAGTTTGTAATCATAGATAAGTAA
- a CDS encoding fructosamine kinase family protein, whose translation MDVLVNLLKEGILEDINSIVPVGGGSINDTYKVKTSDKIYFVKVNRNVPDDFFEKEAEGLTLLLKAGKIRTPEVIFIGRNLLVMEFIERGRESKEFWNSLGCRLADIHKVTASSFGLDNHNYIGSLEQHNGWYNNWPEFFVERRLFPLAHRALTSGRLERRGVELIEQLSKKINELLVHEKPSLLHGDLWSGNVMADLSQEPVLVDPAVYFGNREIEIAFTTLFGGFDSSFYESYRESYPLEENFDKRIDLYNLYPLLVHANLFGGGYSNSVMTILRRFA comes from the coding sequence ATGGACGTTCTTGTTAATCTTTTAAAAGAAGGTATTCTGGAAGATATAAATTCAATTGTACCTGTCGGAGGTGGAAGTATTAATGATACTTATAAAGTAAAAACTTCCGATAAGATATATTTTGTAAAGGTTAACAGAAATGTCCCAGATGATTTTTTTGAAAAGGAAGCGGAAGGCTTGACATTATTATTAAAGGCAGGCAAAATAAGGACCCCTGAAGTAATTTTCATTGGCCGGAATTTATTGGTAATGGAGTTTATTGAAAGGGGAAGGGAATCTAAAGAATTTTGGAATAGTTTGGGGTGTCGCCTTGCTGACATTCATAAAGTTACTGCTTCTTCATTCGGATTAGATAATCACAACTATATAGGTAGTCTTGAACAGCACAATGGTTGGTACAACAATTGGCCTGAATTTTTTGTAGAACGAAGGCTTTTTCCATTAGCTCATCGTGCTCTGACAAGTGGAAGGCTTGAAAGAAGGGGAGTGGAGCTGATTGAACAACTTTCAAAGAAAATTAATGAGCTTTTAGTTCATGAAAAGCCATCATTACTGCATGGAGATCTCTGGAGTGGTAATGTAATGGCAGACTTGTCACAAGAGCCTGTACTCGTAGATCCTGCAGTATATTTTGGAAACAGGGAAATTGAAATTGCCTTTACGACCTTGTTTGGTGGTTTTGATTCCTCATTTTATGAATCTTACCGTGAATCATATCCATTGGAGGAAAACTTTGATAAACGAATAGATCTATATAATCTCTATCCATTACTGGTTCATGCAAATTTATTTGGTGGTGGGTATTCCAATTCAGTGATGACTATCCTCAGAAGATTTGCCTGA
- a CDS encoding energy transducer TonB: protein MKKLILSSLLFLGINFVIFAQSGKVIPAAEFYPGGQDSMYAFIDKHKVYPILAKKNRISGECIINFILNEDGTIYSPTIVKNIGGGCGQEALRVAKLLKFKAPGYKIQTSIPIYFKL, encoded by the coding sequence ATGAAAAAACTCATTTTATCGTCCCTTCTTTTCCTTGGAATCAACTTTGTGATTTTTGCTCAAAGTGGAAAAGTAATACCAGCAGCAGAATTTTATCCAGGAGGACAAGATTCTATGTATGCCTTCATTGATAAACATAAGGTATACCCTATTCTTGCAAAGAAAAACAGAATTTCAGGAGAGTGTATTATCAATTTCATCCTTAATGAAGACGGGACTATTTATAGTCCTACAATAGTAAAAAATATCGGAGGAGGTTGCGGCCAGGAAGCACTAAGGGTAGCAAAGCTATTGAAATTCAAAGCTCCAGGATATAAAATTCAAACTAGTATTCCTATATATTTCAAACTATAG
- a CDS encoding peroxiredoxin, whose protein sequence is MALVGRKAPVFNAPAVINGEEIVESFSLQQYLGKRDVIFFFYPKDFTFVCPTEILAFQEKLAEFDKRNVAVVGCSTDTENSHLAWLTTPKAQGGIQGVTYPIVADVAKTISLNYGVLAGEYEYNEEGMMEFKGIPIAYRATFLIDKNGIVRHELVNDLPLGRSIDEAIRIVDALRHNEKYGEVCPANWEEGKDAMKASREGVADYLAKH, encoded by the coding sequence ATGGCATTAGTAGGAAGAAAAGCTCCTGTATTCAATGCTCCGGCAGTAATTAACGGAGAAGAAATTGTTGAAAGTTTCAGTCTTCAGCAGTATTTAGGAAAAAGAGATGTTATCTTTTTCTTTTATCCAAAAGACTTCACATTTGTATGCCCTACTGAAATCCTTGCGTTTCAGGAAAAGCTTGCAGAATTTGACAAAAGAAATGTAGCTGTTGTCGGATGCTCTACAGATACTGAAAACTCACACCTGGCTTGGCTTACAACTCCTAAAGCACAAGGTGGTATTCAGGGCGTAACTTACCCTATCGTTGCAGACGTAGCTAAGACAATTTCATTAAACTATGGTGTACTTGCTGGTGAATATGAGTACAACGAAGAAGGAATGATGGAATTTAAAGGTATTCCAATCGCTTACAGAGCTACTTTCCTAATTGATAAAAATGGTATAGTAAGACACGAACTTGTAAACGACCTTCCTCTAGGAAGAAGCATTGATGAGGCTATCAGAATTGTTGATGCACTTCGTCACAATGAAAAGTATGGTGAGGTTTGTCCAGCTAACTGGGAAGAAGGTAAAGATGCGATGAAAGCTTCGAGAGAAGGTGTTGCTGATTATTTGGCAAAACACTAA
- a CDS encoding OmpA family protein, with amino-acid sequence MRKSYLLVLFLICSFAGMAQPNIKKSLKKANYYYDEHKYKEAIAAYLEVLDLEKNNAEANFKLGVSYLNTIHHTKSLPYLTKAYEVNPDIDPKILQLLGKSYQYNHRFEEALKYFQDYKAKIDKKDLEEIKKTDRKIFECENGAVYVKNPVKAKIENMGPVINTKFIDHGPVISADESVLVFTSRREGGTGEALDEQGLLFEDIYISYNKNGQWTAPQNIGKPINSEVHDASIAISPDGSQIFVYRDSDDSKGDIFLSTLQEGKWSKPQDLGKNINTKADEKSISMTADGNTIYFTSDREGGLGGLDIYMSKKDKKGKWGVAVNLGKTINTEYDDDAPFIHPDGKTLYFSSKGHAGMGWYDIYKSTLKTDGTWSAPENLGYPINTADDDIYFVLSADNKHGYYASEREGGEGETDVYMISMPKPEALADVSGKSVTENKEPGKKKLVPIAKVEAFNPITILKGTVTDALTKAPLESKLLIIDNEKNEVIHEVTTNSLTGGYLVILPSGKNYGIAVEKKDYLFHSENFDIPASTNYQEIVKDVELKKVAVGTKIVLRNIFFDFDKATLRPASTAELERLYDLLVQVPNLKIEISGHTDNKGSADYNKNLSQKRAQAVVDYLIKKGIDPARLKYAGYGFDRPMETNDTEEGRQLNRRTEFEIIGN; translated from the coding sequence ATGAGAAAATCGTATCTCCTGGTCCTGTTTCTGATTTGTTCCTTTGCCGGAATGGCTCAACCTAATATCAAAAAATCTCTAAAAAAGGCTAATTATTACTACGATGAACACAAATATAAGGAAGCAATTGCTGCTTACCTTGAGGTGCTTGATCTCGAAAAAAATAATGCAGAAGCCAATTTTAAGCTTGGAGTTTCTTATTTGAATACTATTCACCACACCAAATCTCTGCCTTATCTGACAAAAGCCTATGAAGTAAATCCTGATATTGACCCTAAAATCCTTCAACTTTTGGGTAAATCATATCAATACAATCACCGGTTTGAAGAAGCATTAAAATATTTTCAGGATTACAAAGCAAAAATTGATAAGAAGGATTTAGAAGAGATCAAAAAAACGGATAGGAAAATTTTCGAATGCGAAAACGGTGCTGTTTATGTTAAAAATCCAGTTAAAGCTAAGATTGAAAACATGGGACCGGTAATTAATACCAAGTTTATAGACCATGGCCCTGTCATATCTGCTGATGAATCTGTACTCGTATTTACCAGCAGAAGGGAAGGGGGGACTGGAGAAGCTCTTGATGAACAAGGATTACTTTTTGAAGACATCTATATTTCCTATAATAAAAACGGTCAATGGACTGCTCCTCAGAATATTGGAAAACCAATCAATTCTGAAGTGCACGATGCCAGTATAGCGATCTCTCCGGACGGAAGTCAGATATTTGTATACAGAGATAGTGATGATAGTAAGGGAGATATATTCTTATCTACATTGCAAGAAGGTAAATGGTCTAAACCTCAGGATCTTGGTAAAAACATCAATACCAAAGCGGATGAAAAATCGATATCTATGACTGCAGATGGCAATACTATTTATTTCACAAGTGATAGAGAAGGTGGATTGGGAGGTCTTGATATATACATGAGCAAAAAGGATAAAAAAGGAAAGTGGGGAGTAGCTGTAAATTTGGGAAAGACCATCAACACTGAATATGACGATGATGCTCCTTTTATCCACCCTGATGGAAAGACTCTTTATTTTAGCTCAAAAGGTCACGCTGGCATGGGCTGGTATGACATATATAAATCCACTCTGAAAACGGATGGAACATGGTCTGCTCCCGAAAACCTGGGTTATCCTATCAATACTGCTGACGACGATATATACTTTGTGCTTTCAGCAGACAATAAACATGGTTACTATGCAAGTGAAAGAGAAGGTGGTGAAGGAGAGACAGATGTATATATGATTAGCATGCCAAAACCTGAGGCACTTGCGGATGTTTCAGGAAAAAGCGTTACTGAGAATAAAGAGCCAGGAAAGAAAAAACTTGTACCAATAGCAAAAGTAGAAGCTTTTAACCCGATTACCATTTTAAAAGGCACAGTTACAGATGCACTCACCAAAGCCCCACTTGAAAGTAAATTGTTGATCATTGATAATGAAAAAAATGAAGTTATTCATGAAGTAACGACCAATAGTCTAACTGGCGGCTATCTTGTTATTCTTCCTTCAGGAAAGAACTATGGAATTGCAGTTGAAAAGAAAGACTATTTATTCCATTCTGAAAATTTTGATATACCGGCAAGTACAAACTATCAGGAAATTGTGAAGGATGTGGAACTCAAGAAGGTTGCTGTTGGAACAAAGATCGTCTTAAGAAACATATTTTTTGATTTTGATAAAGCAACTTTAAGACCAGCTTCAACTGCTGAATTAGAAAGATTGTATGATTTACTTGTTCAAGTGCCCAATTTAAAAATAGAAATCTCTGGACACACTGATAATAAAGGCTCTGCAGATTATAACAAAAATCTTTCCCAAAAAAGAGCACAAGCTGTGGTAGACTATCTTATCAAAAAGGGAATTGATCCTGCAAGATTGAAATATGCCGGATATGGATTTGACAGGCCAATGGAAACCAATGACACCGAGGAAGGCCGTCAGCTCAACAGAAGAACAGAATTTGAAATCATCGGAAACTGA
- a CDS encoding Fur family transcriptional regulator — protein MEKSFSEIKELLISKGLKATHQRIVIYHLLFNSFEHPTAELLFEKLKINNPSISLGTVYKTLDTFVQTGLAEKVLSETGSYRYDANLNSHHHIYYTDTKEIVDFYDSELQDMIIAFFNKKSLPNLKIKDFKLQIHGEKIDMTENQIN, from the coding sequence ATGGAAAAAAGTTTTTCTGAAATAAAAGAATTACTAATCAGCAAAGGATTAAAAGCCACACATCAAAGAATTGTGATTTATCATCTGCTGTTTAATTCTTTTGAGCATCCTACTGCAGAGCTTCTTTTTGAAAAACTAAAAATCAATAATCCCAGCATTTCTTTAGGCACAGTATACAAAACACTTGATACATTTGTCCAAACGGGACTTGCAGAGAAAGTCCTTTCCGAAACCGGCAGTTACAGATATGATGCTAATTTAAATTCACATCATCATATCTATTATACTGATACAAAAGAAATAGTTGACTTTTATGATTCAGAGTTGCAGGATATGATTATTGCTTTTTTTAACAAGAAAAGCCTCCCGAATTTAAAAATTAAAGATTTTAAGCTCCAGATTCATGGAGAAAAAATTGACATGACAGAAAATCAAATTAACTAA